One Clavibacter zhangzhiyongii genomic region harbors:
- a CDS encoding ABC transporter substrate-binding protein, protein MSISFPRRAKRAIALGLGIVLAGSLAACSSGSGGGASGGTASADDLAKALDTESSITVWGWAPAIKPIAEAFEKEHPKITVDVQNVGTGADQYTKLQNAIKAGKGAPDVAQIEYFAIPQFALGKSLADLSGYGYTDLEDQFTASTWNAVTEGDALYALPQDSGPMAMFYRQDVFDKYGISVPTTWDEYVAAAEKMHAADPNQYITSDSGDAGFTTSMIWQAGGKPYKVDGDKVTIDMQDAGAKKYTAMWNQLVANGSLAQTPGWTDEWFRGLGDGSIATLITGAWMPGNLIAQATEGAGQWRVAPMPQYTAGDTATAESGGSSIAVMQQSENKLVAAEFAKFTTADEQGRQISFDAGGFPSTTADLNSPEFLGETPEYFGGQKINEVLSAASKEVVPDWQYLPFQVYTNSVFSDSASSAYSNGTSLDPVLEAWGQAAAEYGQQQGFTVDVK, encoded by the coding sequence ATGTCCATCTCGTTCCCCCGCAGGGCGAAGCGCGCCATCGCGCTCGGCCTCGGCATCGTCCTCGCGGGCTCGCTCGCGGCGTGCTCCTCCGGATCCGGCGGCGGCGCCAGCGGCGGCACCGCCAGCGCCGACGACCTCGCGAAGGCCCTCGACACCGAGTCCTCCATCACCGTCTGGGGCTGGGCCCCCGCGATCAAGCCGATCGCCGAGGCGTTCGAGAAGGAGCACCCGAAGATCACGGTCGACGTGCAGAACGTCGGCACCGGCGCCGACCAGTACACGAAGCTCCAGAACGCCATCAAGGCGGGCAAGGGCGCCCCCGACGTGGCGCAGATCGAGTACTTCGCGATCCCGCAGTTCGCGCTCGGCAAGTCCCTCGCCGACCTCTCGGGCTACGGCTACACGGACCTCGAGGACCAGTTCACGGCGTCCACCTGGAACGCGGTCACCGAGGGCGACGCCCTCTACGCGCTGCCGCAGGACTCGGGCCCCATGGCGATGTTCTACCGCCAGGACGTCTTCGACAAGTACGGCATCTCCGTCCCCACCACGTGGGACGAGTACGTGGCCGCCGCGGAGAAGATGCACGCCGCCGACCCGAACCAGTACATCACCAGCGACTCCGGCGACGCCGGCTTCACCACGAGCATGATCTGGCAGGCCGGCGGCAAGCCCTACAAGGTCGACGGCGACAAGGTCACCATCGACATGCAGGACGCGGGCGCCAAGAAGTACACGGCCATGTGGAACCAGCTCGTCGCCAACGGCTCGCTCGCCCAGACCCCCGGCTGGACCGACGAGTGGTTCCGCGGCCTCGGCGACGGGTCCATCGCGACCCTGATCACCGGCGCGTGGATGCCCGGCAACCTCATCGCGCAGGCGACCGAGGGCGCCGGCCAGTGGCGCGTCGCCCCCATGCCGCAGTACACCGCGGGTGACACCGCGACCGCGGAGAGCGGCGGATCCTCCATCGCCGTCATGCAGCAGTCCGAGAACAAGCTCGTCGCGGCCGAGTTCGCGAAGTTCACCACGGCCGACGAGCAGGGTCGCCAGATCTCGTTCGACGCCGGCGGCTTCCCGTCCACCACGGCGGACCTGAACAGCCCCGAGTTCCTCGGCGAGACCCCCGAGTACTTCGGCGGCCAGAAGATCAACGAGGTGCTCAGCGCGGCCTCGAAGGAGGTCGTCCCGGACTGGCAGTACCTGCCCTTCCAGGTCTACACGAACAGCGTCTTCAGCGACTCGGCCTCGTCCGCGTACTCCAACGGCACCTCGCTCGACCCCGTCCTCGAGGCGTGGGGCCAGGCGGCTGCCGAGTACGGCCAGCAGCAGGGCTTCACCGTCGACGTGAAGTAG
- a CDS encoding PDDEXK nuclease domain-containing protein, producing the protein MTDVLPLPTDYASVLTALKQQVRTAQLTAQRRVNTQLVELYWSIGHVILERQADEGWGGAVVARLADDLRAEFPAMKGFSRSNLFHMRAFAGAWPDRAEVVQQAVGRLPWGHITVLLGKLDDRTARDWYAVRAAEHGWSRNVLTNQIMNRTIERVGAPPTNFAGQLAPADSDLARELGKDPYVFDFLDLTDAVSERELEQALMDRIVDTLRELGAGFAFVGRQVRFDVDGDDFYVDLLFFHTEQLRYVVIELKTGKFEPAFAGQLGFYVAVVDDEMRRDFHRPTVGILICGSRNQRTVRYALGQASAPMAVSTYTYESLPAAEQHALPAAEQIIAALGWAEDDGSA; encoded by the coding sequence GTGACCGACGTGCTGCCGCTGCCCACCGACTACGCCAGCGTCCTCACGGCGCTGAAGCAGCAGGTCCGAACGGCCCAGCTCACCGCGCAACGGCGCGTGAACACGCAGCTGGTCGAGCTGTACTGGTCCATCGGGCACGTCATCCTGGAGCGCCAGGCAGACGAGGGCTGGGGTGGTGCCGTCGTCGCGCGCCTCGCCGATGACCTTCGCGCCGAGTTCCCCGCGATGAAGGGCTTCTCGCGCTCGAACCTCTTCCACATGCGAGCCTTCGCGGGGGCGTGGCCCGACCGTGCCGAAGTAGTCCAACAAGCTGTTGGACGACTTCCGTGGGGGCACATCACCGTCCTCCTCGGCAAGCTCGACGACCGGACAGCACGCGACTGGTATGCCGTGCGCGCCGCCGAACACGGCTGGTCGCGCAACGTGCTCACGAACCAGATCATGAACCGGACCATCGAGCGAGTCGGCGCCCCGCCGACGAACTTCGCCGGACAGCTCGCCCCTGCCGACTCCGACCTGGCCCGGGAACTCGGCAAGGACCCGTACGTCTTCGACTTCCTCGACCTCACCGACGCGGTCTCCGAGCGCGAGCTCGAGCAGGCGCTCATGGACCGGATCGTCGACACCCTCCGGGAGCTCGGCGCCGGCTTCGCGTTCGTCGGCCGCCAGGTGCGCTTCGATGTCGATGGCGACGACTTCTACGTCGACCTCCTCTTCTTCCACACCGAGCAGCTCCGCTACGTCGTCATCGAGCTCAAGACCGGGAAGTTCGAACCGGCCTTCGCCGGGCAGCTCGGCTTCTACGTCGCCGTGGTCGACGACGAGATGCGCCGCGACTTCCACCGGCCCACCGTCGGCATCCTGATCTGCGGCAGCCGCAACCAGCGCACGGTCCGGTATGCGCTCGGGCAGGCGTCGGCGCCGATGGCCGTGTCGACCTACACGTACGAGAGCCTGCCTGCGGCCGAGCAGCATGCGCTGCCCGCGGCCGAGCAGATCATCGCCGCGCTCGGATGGGCGGAGGACGACGGCTCGGCGTGA
- a CDS encoding aldehyde dehydrogenase family protein, giving the protein MTTDTALDIDGLIDPEEVEAGPGTLRITDPRDGSPVGDIDASSPEEVDAAVRRSVAASAAWAATPPAQRGQAVRRAAHALAEHAEELAELNVRETGKPHGDALGGVGAGVDTLLQYSELGPVHRGKALLGTLPNVDFSVPRPRGVTVALTPWNDPVAVAAGIIGAALVMGNTVVHKPSERCPHTGELLGRILAEALPDGVLVSVVGGGDVGDRLVAHEDTQVVAHVGSTAAGEAIARRAAGTPTHVIRENGGNDPLLVDAGVDPAWAAAQAALGSFANAGQICTSVERIYVHRDIADRFTAALVAEAERWNSSGDLGPLVDERMRSAVHEQVSEALTEGARALVGGHVPDGPGSRYPATVLVDCTDDMTVMTHETFGPVAAVRVVEDFDEALERASADRYGLAASVLTASMEHAQRAAAELPVGTIKVNGVFGGAPGGAAQPRGRSGSGFGYGPELLDEMSTTTVVHLGLPVLDAGDAPAVTTPAEDASGSVSTDAGDAR; this is encoded by the coding sequence GTGACCACGGACACCGCACTCGACATCGACGGCCTGATCGACCCCGAGGAGGTCGAGGCCGGGCCCGGCACGCTGCGGATCACGGATCCGCGCGACGGCTCGCCCGTGGGCGACATCGACGCGTCGAGCCCCGAGGAGGTCGACGCCGCAGTGCGCCGCTCGGTCGCCGCGTCCGCCGCCTGGGCTGCGACGCCGCCCGCCCAGCGCGGCCAGGCCGTGCGCCGCGCCGCCCACGCGCTCGCGGAGCACGCGGAGGAGCTGGCGGAGCTCAACGTGCGCGAGACCGGCAAGCCGCACGGCGACGCGCTCGGCGGCGTCGGCGCGGGCGTCGACACGCTCCTGCAGTACTCCGAGCTCGGGCCCGTCCACCGCGGGAAGGCCCTCCTCGGCACGCTCCCCAACGTCGACTTCTCGGTGCCGCGCCCGCGCGGCGTCACGGTCGCGCTCACGCCGTGGAACGATCCGGTGGCGGTCGCCGCCGGCATCATCGGCGCGGCGCTCGTGATGGGGAACACCGTGGTCCACAAGCCGAGCGAGCGCTGCCCGCACACGGGCGAGCTGCTCGGGCGGATCCTCGCGGAGGCCCTGCCCGACGGCGTGCTCGTCTCCGTGGTCGGCGGCGGCGACGTCGGCGACCGGCTCGTCGCGCACGAGGACACGCAGGTGGTCGCGCACGTCGGATCCACCGCCGCGGGCGAGGCCATCGCGCGCCGCGCCGCCGGCACCCCCACCCACGTCATCCGCGAGAACGGCGGCAACGACCCGCTCCTCGTCGACGCGGGCGTCGATCCCGCGTGGGCCGCCGCGCAGGCCGCCCTCGGGTCCTTCGCGAACGCCGGCCAGATCTGCACCTCGGTCGAGCGGATCTACGTCCACCGCGACATCGCCGACCGCTTCACCGCCGCGCTCGTCGCCGAGGCCGAGCGCTGGAACTCCTCCGGCGACCTCGGTCCGCTGGTCGACGAGCGCATGCGCTCCGCCGTGCACGAGCAGGTGTCGGAGGCGCTCACGGAGGGCGCCCGCGCGCTCGTCGGCGGCCACGTCCCCGACGGCCCCGGGTCCCGCTACCCCGCCACCGTGCTCGTCGACTGCACCGACGACATGACCGTGATGACGCACGAGACGTTCGGCCCGGTCGCGGCCGTGCGGGTGGTCGAGGACTTCGACGAGGCCCTCGAGCGCGCGTCCGCCGACCGCTACGGGCTCGCCGCGAGCGTGCTCACGGCGTCGATGGAGCACGCGCAGCGCGCCGCCGCCGAGCTGCCCGTCGGCACGATCAAGGTCAACGGCGTCTTCGGCGGCGCACCCGGCGGCGCCGCGCAGCCCCGCGGCCGCAGCGGATCCGGCTTCGGCTACGGCCCCGAGCTGCTCGACGAGATGAGCACCACGACGGTCGTGCACCTCGGGCTGCCCGTGCTCGACGCGGGCGATGCGCCGGCCGTCACCACCCCGGCCGAGGACGCGTCCGGCTCCGTGAGCACCGACGCGGGCGACGCACGATGA
- a CDS encoding carbohydrate ABC transporter permease gives MTTMSTSATRPKAPDAGRPSGPPMRRDKRRWTGLGFVAPFLVVFLVVLIAPVGYSIYLSLFQERMIGGNSFVGLANYTQALNDPKFWDALGRVALFLVVQVPIMLAIALFAALALDSARLHFTAFFRISIFLPYAVPAVVAALMWGFIYGNRFGLVGNVEQATGWDLPDLLSQSWILASIGNIVTWEFVGYNMLLFYAALRVISPDLYEAAELDGAGPFRIVTGIKLPAIRGALVIGVIFSIIGSFQLFNEPNILQTLAPNGISSFFTPNMYAYNLSFAGQQFNYSAAIAIIMGVLTMVVAYVVQLVGTRKDS, from the coding sequence ATGACGACGATGTCGACCTCGGCCACCCGGCCGAAGGCGCCCGACGCGGGCCGCCCGAGCGGCCCCCCGATGCGACGCGACAAGCGACGCTGGACCGGGCTGGGCTTCGTCGCCCCGTTCCTCGTGGTCTTCCTCGTCGTCCTCATCGCGCCCGTCGGCTACTCGATCTACCTCAGCCTGTTCCAGGAGCGGATGATCGGCGGCAACTCGTTCGTCGGCCTCGCCAACTACACTCAGGCGCTCAACGACCCGAAGTTCTGGGACGCGCTCGGCCGCGTCGCCCTGTTCCTCGTCGTGCAGGTGCCGATCATGCTGGCCATCGCCCTGTTCGCGGCGCTCGCGCTCGACTCGGCCCGCCTGCACTTCACGGCGTTCTTCCGCATCTCGATCTTCCTGCCGTACGCCGTCCCCGCGGTCGTCGCGGCGCTCATGTGGGGCTTCATCTACGGCAACCGCTTCGGCCTCGTCGGCAACGTCGAGCAGGCCACCGGCTGGGACCTCCCCGACCTGCTCTCGCAGAGCTGGATCCTCGCGTCGATCGGCAACATCGTCACGTGGGAGTTCGTCGGCTACAACATGCTGCTGTTCTACGCGGCCCTCCGCGTCATCTCGCCCGACCTCTACGAGGCCGCCGAGCTCGACGGCGCCGGCCCGTTCCGCATCGTCACCGGCATCAAGCTGCCCGCCATCCGCGGCGCGCTCGTCATCGGCGTGATCTTCTCCATCATCGGCAGCTTCCAGCTGTTCAACGAGCCGAACATCCTGCAGACGCTGGCGCCGAACGGCATCAGCTCGTTCTTCACGCCGAACATGTACGCCTACAACCTGTCCTTCGCGGGACAGCAGTTCAACTACTCCGCCGCCATCGCGATCATCATGGGCGTCCTGACGATGGTGGTCGCCTACGTGGTGCAGCTCGTCGGCACCCGGAAGGACAGCTGA
- a CDS encoding glycoside hydrolase family 35 protein → MPGLPATSTRFRIGADDFELDGRPHRVIAGALHYFRVHPDQWADRIRKARLMGLDTIETYVAWNAHSPERGAFDTSDGLDLGRFLDLVHAEGMHAIVRPGPYICAEWDGGGLPGWLFEDPAVGVRRSEPLYLAAVDEFLRRVYEIVAPRQIDEGGPVILVQIENEYGAYGDDAEYLRHLVDLTRESGIIVPLTTVDQPTDEMLSRGSLDELHRTGSFGSRATERLATLRRHQPTGPLMCSEFWDGWFDHWGEHHHTTSAADAAAELDALLAAGASVNIYMFHGGTNFGFTNGANHKGTYQSHVTSYDYDAPLDETGSPTEKFFAFRDVIARYRSVPDEVPAQRGDAPAFQVAFDAVAPLADLVEGGAPGVFRSTEAVPSMDALGVFRGFALHRVELPASDGTHVLSFGEVRDRAVVSVDGVRVGVIQRDQHETAIAVPPGRILEVLVEDQGRVNYGVRIGEAKGLIGPATLDGVELTGWESMPLDLGAMAAVVSSAASFAAEPAEPVTALDGPVLAHASFDMEAPADLFLDTRSWGKGVAFVNGFALGRYWTRGPQHTLYVPGAQLRAGRNDLVVFETGAAADPVVAFLAQPELGHLES, encoded by the coding sequence ATGCCCGGCCTCCCCGCCACCAGCACCCGCTTCCGCATCGGCGCCGACGACTTCGAGCTCGACGGCCGCCCGCACCGCGTCATCGCGGGCGCCCTCCACTACTTCCGCGTGCACCCCGACCAGTGGGCCGACCGGATCCGCAAGGCCCGCCTCATGGGGCTCGACACCATCGAGACGTACGTCGCCTGGAACGCCCACTCCCCCGAGCGCGGCGCCTTCGACACGTCCGACGGCCTCGACCTCGGCCGCTTCCTCGACCTCGTCCACGCCGAGGGCATGCACGCGATCGTGCGCCCCGGCCCCTACATCTGCGCGGAGTGGGACGGCGGCGGGCTCCCGGGCTGGCTGTTCGAGGACCCCGCGGTGGGCGTCCGCCGCAGCGAGCCGCTGTACCTCGCGGCCGTCGACGAGTTCCTCCGCCGCGTGTACGAGATCGTCGCGCCGCGGCAGATCGATGAGGGTGGGCCGGTGATCCTCGTGCAGATCGAGAACGAGTACGGCGCGTACGGCGACGACGCGGAGTACCTCCGGCACCTGGTCGACCTCACGCGGGAGTCGGGGATCATCGTGCCGCTGACGACCGTCGACCAGCCCACCGACGAGATGCTCTCGCGCGGCAGCCTCGACGAGCTGCACCGCACGGGATCCTTCGGCTCGCGCGCCACCGAGCGCCTCGCGACGCTGCGCCGCCACCAGCCGACCGGCCCGCTCATGTGCAGCGAGTTCTGGGACGGCTGGTTCGACCACTGGGGCGAGCACCACCACACGACCTCCGCCGCGGACGCCGCCGCCGAGCTCGACGCGCTGCTCGCCGCGGGCGCGTCCGTGAACATCTACATGTTCCACGGCGGCACGAACTTCGGCTTCACGAACGGCGCCAACCACAAGGGCACGTACCAGTCGCACGTCACCTCGTACGACTACGACGCCCCGCTCGACGAGACCGGATCCCCGACGGAGAAGTTCTTCGCGTTCCGCGACGTGATCGCCCGCTACCGGTCGGTGCCCGACGAGGTGCCCGCGCAGCGCGGCGACGCGCCCGCCTTCCAGGTCGCGTTCGACGCGGTCGCGCCGCTCGCCGACCTCGTCGAGGGCGGCGCCCCGGGCGTGTTCCGGTCGACGGAGGCCGTGCCGTCGATGGACGCGCTCGGCGTGTTCCGCGGCTTCGCGCTGCACCGGGTGGAGCTGCCCGCGTCCGACGGCACGCACGTGCTGTCCTTCGGCGAGGTGCGGGACCGCGCCGTGGTGTCGGTCGACGGCGTGCGCGTCGGCGTGATCCAGCGCGACCAGCACGAGACCGCGATCGCCGTGCCGCCCGGCCGGATCCTCGAGGTGCTCGTGGAGGACCAGGGGCGCGTCAACTACGGCGTGCGGATCGGCGAGGCGAAGGGCCTCATCGGGCCGGCGACGCTCGACGGCGTGGAGCTCACGGGCTGGGAGAGCATGCCGCTCGACCTCGGCGCGATGGCCGCGGTCGTCTCCTCGGCGGCGTCCTTCGCGGCTGAGCCGGCCGAGCCCGTCACGGCGCTCGACGGTCCGGTGCTCGCGCACGCGTCGTTCGACATGGAGGCGCCCGCCGACCTCTTCCTCGACACGCGCTCGTGGGGCAAGGGCGTCGCGTTCGTCAACGGGTTCGCGCTCGGCCGCTACTGGACCCGCGGGCCGCAGCACACGCTCTACGTGCCGGGTGCGCAGCTCCGCGCGGGCCGCAACGACCTCGTGGTGTTCGAGACGGGCGCGGCGGCGGATCCGGTCGTGGCGTTCCTGGCGCAGCCGGAGCTGGGGCACCTGGAGTCGTAG
- a CDS encoding carbohydrate ABC transporter permease: protein MSTLTGTPLAAPDAGTPTRDAPADKAPKRRKSAGAPRERRSIVLTLVMALLLIYSVLPLFWLLVNSTKTQDALFSSFGLWFSGDFALWDNIQGVLTYGNGEFVRWLGNTLIYVVVGAGGATLLATLAGYGLAKFDFPGKKIVFAVVLGAVAIPGTALAVPTFLLFSQMGLTNTPWAIILPSLISPFGLYLIWTYAVDSVPTEILEAARMDGSSELRTFFTISLRLLSPGLITVLLFSIVATWNNYFLPLIMLSDSRWYPLTVGLNQWNAQSTTVGGQPIYNLVITGSFLAIIPIVIAFLFLQRYWQSGLSAGGVKA from the coding sequence GTGTCGACCCTCACCGGAACCCCCCTCGCCGCGCCCGACGCCGGCACGCCCACCCGCGACGCCCCGGCCGACAAGGCGCCGAAGCGCCGCAAGAGCGCGGGCGCTCCCCGCGAGCGCCGCAGCATCGTGCTCACGCTCGTCATGGCGCTGCTGCTCATCTACTCCGTGCTCCCCCTCTTCTGGCTCCTGGTCAACTCGACCAAGACGCAGGACGCGCTGTTCAGCTCGTTCGGCCTCTGGTTCTCGGGCGACTTCGCGCTGTGGGACAACATCCAGGGCGTGCTGACCTACGGCAACGGCGAGTTCGTCCGCTGGCTCGGCAACACGCTCATCTACGTGGTCGTCGGAGCGGGCGGCGCCACGCTGCTCGCCACGCTCGCGGGCTACGGCCTCGCGAAGTTCGACTTCCCGGGCAAGAAGATCGTGTTCGCGGTGGTGCTCGGCGCCGTCGCGATCCCCGGCACGGCCCTCGCGGTGCCGACCTTCCTGCTCTTCAGCCAGATGGGCCTCACGAACACCCCGTGGGCGATCATCCTGCCGTCGCTCATCAGCCCCTTCGGCCTGTACCTCATCTGGACCTACGCGGTCGACTCGGTGCCCACCGAGATCCTCGAGGCGGCCCGGATGGACGGCTCGAGCGAGCTGCGCACGTTCTTCACGATCAGCCTCCGGCTCCTCAGCCCCGGCCTCATCACGGTGCTGCTGTTCTCGATCGTGGCGACCTGGAACAACTACTTCCTCCCCCTGATCATGCTGAGCGACTCCCGCTGGTACCCCCTCACGGTGGGCCTCAACCAGTGGAACGCGCAGTCGACCACCGTGGGCGGCCAGCCGATCTACAACCTCGTCATCACGGGCTCGTTCCTCGCGATCATCCCGATCGTGATCGCGTTCCTCTTCCTCCAGCGCTACTGGCAGTCCGGCCTCTCGGCCGGCGGCGTCAAGGCGTAG
- a CDS encoding LacI family DNA-binding transcriptional regulator, translating to MTSPPSVVKSAGRRTPGGRTVSMADVAAHAGVSAQTVSRVSNGAQNVEATTRQRVMDAMAELGYRPNSAARALKTGRFRSIGIIMFTLSTLGNMRTLDAIVTAASGAGYTITLMPVPHPTEGEVAGAFSRLQEEAVDGVVIIIEAHMLDRADVIIPVGLPVVIIDSDAGDPFVVVDTDQEQGTRLVTQHLLDLGHTAIVHVAGPSTSYSAARRAAEWRATMLDAGLTPEDPAQGDWTTASGYRIGKELGRRTDITGIVAANDQMALGIMHALHELGRDVPGDVSVVGFDDTEESSSFWPPLTTVHQDFTEIGRRSMQVLLEMLDGREPSGDRIVPTRLVVRESAGAPRT from the coding sequence ATGACATCTCCACCGTCGGTCGTCAAGTCGGCTGGCCGCCGCACGCCCGGGGGCCGCACCGTGTCGATGGCGGACGTCGCCGCGCACGCCGGCGTGTCCGCCCAGACCGTCTCCCGCGTGTCCAACGGGGCCCAGAACGTGGAGGCGACGACGCGCCAGCGGGTGATGGACGCGATGGCCGAGCTCGGCTACCGGCCGAACAGCGCCGCGCGGGCCCTGAAGACCGGGCGCTTCCGCAGCATCGGCATCATCATGTTCACGCTCTCCACCCTCGGCAACATGCGCACGCTCGACGCGATCGTGACGGCCGCGTCCGGCGCCGGCTACACGATCACGCTCATGCCCGTGCCGCATCCCACCGAGGGCGAGGTGGCCGGGGCGTTCAGCCGGCTGCAGGAGGAGGCGGTCGACGGCGTCGTCATCATCATCGAGGCGCACATGCTCGACCGGGCCGACGTGATCATCCCCGTGGGGCTGCCCGTCGTGATCATCGACTCCGACGCGGGCGACCCGTTCGTGGTCGTCGACACCGACCAGGAGCAGGGCACGCGGCTCGTCACGCAGCACCTGCTGGACCTCGGGCACACCGCGATCGTGCACGTCGCGGGGCCGTCCACCTCGTACTCGGCGGCCCGGCGCGCGGCGGAGTGGCGCGCGACCATGCTCGACGCGGGGCTCACCCCGGAGGACCCGGCGCAGGGGGACTGGACCACGGCGTCCGGCTACCGCATCGGGAAGGAGCTCGGGCGGCGGACGGACATCACCGGCATCGTCGCCGCGAACGACCAGATGGCCCTCGGGATCATGCACGCGCTGCACGAGCTCGGCCGCGACGTGCCGGGCGACGTCAGCGTGGTCGGCTTCGACGACACCGAGGAGTCGAGCTCGTTCTGGCCGCCGCTCACCACCGTGCACCAGGACTTCACCGAGATCGGCCGCCGCTCCATGCAGGTGCTGCTGGAGATGCTCGACGGGCGCGAGCCCTCGGGCGACCGCATCGTGCCGACGCGGCTCGTGGTGCGCGAGAGCGCGGGGGCGCCGCGGACGTAG
- a CDS encoding glycosyltransferase family 9 protein yields MPVVAPLHETFHRVRSIAVLRGGGLGDLIFALPAIAALRAAYPGARITLLGTPLHRALLEGRPGAPEEIEVLPVAHGVRDVPGTDPDPEEIEAFAARMRERRFDLAVQVHGGGRNSNPFLLRLGARHTVGTATDDAERLERVIPYVYYQHEVLRGLEVAGLAGAPIADLEPVVQVTDAERSAAAEHVTGAPGGLVVIHPGATDVRRRWPVGSFADVARRAAADDAQVVVVGDATDAADADRIVALGRQGLPAEQAERITSLADALTLGELAGLFTHADVVLGNDSGPRHLAQAVGARTVGVFWFGNVINAAAFGRTRHRIHMGWTTRCPVCGVDVTQVGWTAERCEHDPSYVADVRVDDVHADVEQLRRASLGERVTA; encoded by the coding sequence GTGCCCGTCGTCGCCCCGCTCCATGAGACCTTCCATCGCGTCCGCTCCATCGCCGTGCTGCGCGGCGGCGGGCTCGGCGACCTGATCTTCGCGCTGCCGGCCATCGCGGCGCTGCGGGCCGCGTACCCGGGCGCGCGGATCACGCTGCTCGGCACGCCGCTGCACCGCGCGCTGCTGGAGGGCCGCCCGGGAGCGCCCGAGGAGATCGAGGTGCTGCCGGTCGCGCACGGCGTGCGGGACGTGCCGGGCACGGATCCCGACCCCGAGGAGATCGAGGCGTTCGCCGCCCGGATGCGCGAGCGCCGGTTCGACCTCGCCGTGCAGGTGCACGGCGGCGGCCGCAACTCCAACCCGTTCCTGCTGCGGCTCGGCGCGCGGCACACCGTGGGCACCGCGACCGACGACGCCGAGCGGCTCGAGCGCGTAATCCCGTACGTCTACTACCAGCACGAGGTGCTGCGCGGGCTCGAGGTCGCGGGGCTCGCGGGCGCGCCGATCGCCGACCTCGAGCCGGTCGTCCAGGTCACCGACGCCGAGCGGTCGGCAGCGGCGGAGCACGTGACGGGCGCGCCCGGCGGGCTCGTCGTCATCCACCCGGGCGCCACGGACGTGCGCCGCCGCTGGCCGGTCGGGTCGTTCGCCGACGTCGCGCGCCGGGCCGCCGCCGACGACGCGCAGGTGGTCGTGGTGGGCGACGCGACGGACGCGGCCGACGCCGACCGCATCGTCGCGCTCGGCCGCCAGGGCCTGCCGGCGGAGCAGGCCGAGCGGATCACCTCCCTCGCCGACGCCCTCACCCTCGGCGAGCTGGCCGGCCTCTTCACCCACGCCGACGTGGTGCTCGGCAACGACAGCGGACCGCGCCACCTCGCGCAGGCCGTCGGCGCGCGCACGGTCGGCGTGTTCTGGTTCGGCAACGTGATCAACGCGGCGGCGTTCGGGCGCACACGGCACCGGATCCACATGGGCTGGACCACGCGCTGCCCCGTCTGCGGCGTCGACGTGACCCAGGTCGGCTGGACCGCGGAGCGCTGCGAGCACGACCCGTCGTACGTGGCCGACGTGCGGGTCGACGACGTGCACGCGGACGTGGAGCAGCTGCGGCGCGCGTCGCTCGGGGAGCGCGTGACGGCCTGA